The region GTAAAGATAAAATCCTTGACCTGCAGTTCGTTCAGGGTGGTCCGTTCTTTTAAATCAGCACCGGCGCAGAAGGCCTTTTGTCCGGATCCTGTAATGATGATCACCCGGATGTTCGGTTTGGATCGAAGCGAGTCGATCTGTTTTTTGAGAGCCATAAGCAGGGCAAAATTAAAGGAATTCAGCACCTCGGGACGGTTCAACGTCAGCACCGCCACACCATCCTTTTCTTCCACCAATAGAACCTGATCACTCATTGTCAGCCCTTTCACTTGATTTTCGAAAAGCTAAACTCTTACCTATCCTTAAATATTCAATCGTCAATCGTCAATTTCTAGCAGCCGATATACCGTGATATCACGATCCGCTGGACCTCTGAAGTTCCCTCGCCGATATCCAGAAGTTTCTGGTCGCGGTAAAACCTTTCCACGTGGTATTCCTTCATCAAACCGTATCCGCCGTGGATCTGAACGGCATGA is a window of Candidatus Desulfatibia profunda DNA encoding:
- a CDS encoding acyl-CoA dehydrogenase; protein product: HAVQIHGGYGLMKEYHVERFYRDQKLLDIGEGTSEVQRIVISRYIGC